The genomic region AATTCTCCAGCTTCTACAAAATAGGCATACAGACGAGGGATTTGACTATTGATATCGCCTAGCGTTTCTAAAGTTGCGGCTTCACGCTGAAATTTTTCTCTGATTATTCGATCGACCTGGGGACTGTTTTCGCTCGGTTTGAGCTGCTTAATGATACATTTCTTACCAGAAGGCATCTGAGTGTCTTCTGCTAAAAAAGTCTTCCCAAACCTCCCATTTGCCAGTTCTTGCAGCACTCGGTAACGATTTTTTAACAAGATTGCTGCCATCGGAAGTTGCTGATTTTCGGTTTTATTCCTAACATACCACGTTCGGTTGTCAGTTATCAGTCAGTGTAGAGACGTTACATGCAACGTCTCTACTACTCATCAATCGCTGCATAAACTAACTGAGGGCAACCTAAGTAACATATAACAAGCATTGCGCAGTAGGAGAAACCCCATGCACGCTAACATCTGGTCTATCTTTGCTATCTTGTCTGTACTAATTCAAGTTATCCCTGCTGTAGTCGTCTTGTACTTAGCAACGGCAACCGATCGGCAGGAATGGTTTTGCTAGAAAACTTTACTAACTAGAAAACTTTACTAAGTCAAACCCTGCAAAATGATGAAGTTTTATTACAACATTTACTGCTACTTTTAGTTAATCTAGAGTTAAGCTTATGTTTAGTTTCAGTAAAGATTTAATAAAGACTACGGCTGGTTTTGACCATTTGGCTGGGAAAATACTTAAATTAGTGATGTAAGAAAATTTTTTCTCCGCTTCTCGAGCTTGGCATAATCGAGGAGCAAAACTCGTTATACAAAAACACGAGAAAGATAACTGTTACGCTGTCTACCTTGCAGACAGACAGCAAAGGGTGCTACCTACAGCTTATTTGCAATGCTAAGCAGCATTACAATATCGATTTAAACAAAACAAAGCTAAAAAAAATTAAGCGCGGTTCCCGACCTTAACCAAACTCTGAGGAAGTTAGGTTTACCACTTAAGGCAGAGCATTCTGTAGCTTTTGCTTGCATCTCTGCAACATTTGCTATGGGTAATCTTGCTACCTTTATGCAATTGGCTGTTAGTCTTGGGTGCTGGTAACAAATTTACTTAGAAGTATGTGCTTTTTCCGTAATCTTTGTCACTCAAGTTGAATTTTTAATTATACATACAATGCATCAGCCTAGAAAAAAATTTTGTTTACTGCGGACAAAAATTGTTACTTTTTGTAAAGTTTAACTGAGCCAGATATGCTTTCTCTGCTGGAAACCTACAAGCGATCGCCATGCATCAAATCTAAAATCGCAGCGTATCTAGACATAACATCTGGTCAGTAGGTCAGCGCATATAGCTCAAATCGAGCCTTCACAAGTTATTAGGAAATGTTTGCGTCCTATGTCGTTACTAATTCTCGTGGTTGATGATGAGCCGTCGATTCGTGTTTCTGCCAGCTATGCATTGGAGCAAATCGGTTACTCAGTAGTTACGGCTGAACATGGAAAAGAAGCGCTGAGAATTATTGAGGAATATCAACCTCATTTAGTTATCACCGATATTATGATGCCGCAGATGAATGGATACGAACTCATTCGATGGGTGCGTCAGCGTCCGGCATTTCGATTATTGCCTGTCGTATTTTTAACCGAACGCACGGAAACGGAAGAACGCATTCGCGGCTATCAAATGGGAGGCGATGCATACTTACCTAAACCGTTTGAATTGGATGAGTTACATGCTGTCGTTCGTAACCTGCTAGAGCGATCGCAGCTGATATCTCAACTGATGCAATGGGAATTGCGCCTGCGCGATCGCGCACAAAATACAGGTAGGCTACCCGTCTCTACAGATACTTTCGACTACAATCCTCTCAGTGTTCCGACACCAATTTCATCGCCAACTGAAACCTTACGCCACCAATTGCATTCCCAAATCCAAGCAACAATTGCAGCTACCAGATCTCACATTAATTTCACAGACAGAGAACAGGCTGTACTCAAATTTCTGGCGCAGGGACTATCTAATTCTCAAATTGCTACCAATCTATTTCTCAGTCCGCGCACGATAGAGAAATACGTGAGCAATTTGTTAGGTAAAACCGGAACTAGCAATCGGGTTGAATTGTTGCGCTTTGCGATGGAGAACCATTTAATTTCGTAAGACACTCGTAAAAATTGCGATCGCAGGCTAGCATCTACCAAATTATCTTAAGATTTTGGATTTTAAATTTTGAATTATAGAAAATTGCGTCAGCAATTTTGAGTAGTTTAAAAGTGGTGGCGATCGCATCAAACAGTATGTTCTTTTTCTATCTAGGTGTCTTAACAATATTTAATTGTATATCTTTATATTCCCCTCCCTTCACTTGCTCGATAGCAATTTTTTTTTAATTAAACTGCCTTCTACTAAAGACAACAAAAATAGAATATTTATTATCTGCCATCCAAGTTTGGTGCTAAGGGTAATATGTTTCCATAGAAACCTATTATATCCTAGCACTTGACTTGGCTTTTTTAATATCATAACCTCTTAAAATAGCTAGCACATCTACTGTTTTAAAACGGGTATATACCTAGTGAACTCACCCATTGCTTTGGGTAACTTTGCCGTACAAATAATCTGAATTTCTTTATAGATTATTAGTAGATGACGAATAATAGCCTGAGCAAGAAAAAACAAAAAGTTTTTCAAACAGGTTTTCCGAAATCAAATCTGAACTAACTGTAGGATTAAATAACGAGAAACAACAACTAAAGCTGGTAGTTATTCTTACAGCGTTCTCTCAGCACTAAAAGATGTTCTCTAAACCGAATCTGTATAAAAACAATCGGTAAATCTGAAAGTCAATATAGTAATAACTTCTTAAAGTTACTTTATTGATCGAAAATACCAGGCTTAAATCATTTTATTGACCACAAAGTTTCTAGGTATTTTAAAGATTAAAATCCAAACGAACTAAACTTTAAGTGCATAATTCTCGAATCACAAACGTACAACACATTAAGTCACTCAAACAACTTCAGGAGACTACTCATCATGATTAACGAAACCAACAATGAACTATTTGTCGAACTATCTGACGAGCAACAACAATTAGTCGCA from Chroococcidiopsis sp. SAG 2025 harbors:
- a CDS encoding response regulator transcription factor, whose product is MSLLILVVDDEPSIRVSASYALEQIGYSVVTAEHGKEALRIIEEYQPHLVITDIMMPQMNGYELIRWVRQRPAFRLLPVVFLTERTETEERIRGYQMGGDAYLPKPFELDELHAVVRNLLERSQLISQLMQWELRLRDRAQNTGRLPVSTDTFDYNPLSVPTPISSPTETLRHQLHSQIQATIAATRSHINFTDREQAVLKFLAQGLSNSQIATNLFLSPRTIEKYVSNLLGKTGTSNRVELLRFAMENHLIS